In Sinorhizobium arboris LMG 14919, a genomic segment contains:
- a CDS encoding TRAP transporter small permease subunit, translating into MLKAYSQAVGNASRGLAVVATALLIAAMLVVCQMIMQRYVFRQPTIWQTDFVVFSATAAMFLGAPYVLLKGGHVGIDVVEMVVGDRTRYVLRIIAGLLGLLFCAVMLIATWIQFHDAWAGNWKHSSVWAPPLWVPLAALPVSFAMLCLQYVAQILTLLTAPAAPTAISHGGADPGSAPSANRHPQEIIQ; encoded by the coding sequence ATGCTCAAGGCCTATTCACAGGCTGTCGGCAATGCTTCGCGTGGCCTCGCGGTCGTTGCGACGGCTCTGCTCATCGCGGCGATGCTCGTCGTCTGCCAGATGATCATGCAGCGCTATGTCTTTCGCCAGCCGACGATCTGGCAGACGGATTTCGTCGTGTTTTCCGCGACCGCAGCCATGTTTCTCGGCGCACCATACGTCTTGCTCAAAGGCGGCCACGTAGGCATCGACGTCGTGGAAATGGTGGTCGGCGACCGTACGCGCTACGTCCTGCGCATCATTGCGGGCCTGCTCGGCCTCCTGTTCTGCGCCGTCATGCTGATCGCGACATGGATTCAGTTCCATGACGCCTGGGCAGGAAACTGGAAACATTCCAGCGTCTGGGCGCCGCCGCTTTGGGTGCCGCTCGCCGCCCTGCCCGTCAGCTTTGCCATGCTGTGTCTGCAATATGTCGCGCAGATTCTGACGCTCCTCACCGCCCCCGCAGCGCCTACGGCCATCAGCCATGGCGGGGCCGATCCGGGTTCGGCCCCAAGCGCCAACCGTCATCCACAGGAGATCATTCAGTGA
- a CDS encoding TRAP transporter large permease yields the protein MSPTVSGLMIVACLFVLLATGMPIAFALGLAAFAALYMQSGAGIFYVLGDTMFSGIANLAYVSIPMFVLMGAAVASSPAGSDLYTSLDRWLNRIPGGLILSNIGACAIFSGMTGSSPATCAAIGKMGIPEMMRRGYPASVASGSIAAGGTLGILIPPSVTLIVYGIATETSIGRLFMAGILPGIMLTVMFMTWAVIDCKRKGYEFDARLIRYSIKERLSGLPRILPFLLIIAGTLYVLYGGLATPSEAAGAGAFLTLVVVIVAYRLFRFRPVAGIFGSAMKESVMIMMIMAAAELFAFALSSLFITQTVATAIADMEVNRWVLMAIINVFLLICGLFLPPVAVIVMTSPMLFPIVTQAGFDPYWFAIVLTINMEVGLITPPIGLNLFVINAIAPQIPTKEILWGALPYVFVMCLAIILLCVFPEIATWLPNQMLGSVQ from the coding sequence GTGAGCCCGACCGTCTCTGGACTGATGATCGTCGCCTGTCTTTTCGTGTTGCTGGCAACGGGAATGCCCATCGCCTTTGCCCTGGGCCTTGCGGCCTTTGCGGCGCTCTACATGCAAAGCGGCGCCGGCATTTTCTATGTGCTCGGCGATACGATGTTTTCCGGCATCGCCAATCTGGCCTATGTATCGATCCCGATGTTCGTCCTCATGGGCGCGGCGGTCGCCTCGTCGCCGGCAGGATCTGATCTGTACACCTCGCTCGACCGGTGGCTGAACCGCATCCCGGGTGGCCTCATTCTGTCCAATATCGGAGCTTGCGCCATTTTTTCCGGCATGACGGGCTCTTCGCCCGCCACCTGCGCGGCGATCGGCAAGATGGGCATCCCGGAAATGATGCGTCGCGGCTATCCCGCCTCGGTGGCAAGCGGCTCCATCGCCGCCGGCGGCACGCTAGGCATTCTCATTCCCCCTTCGGTGACGCTGATCGTATACGGAATAGCGACCGAGACCTCCATCGGGCGGCTCTTCATGGCGGGCATACTCCCCGGCATCATGCTGACGGTCATGTTCATGACCTGGGCGGTCATCGACTGCAAACGCAAGGGCTACGAGTTCGATGCACGCCTCATTCGCTACTCGATAAAGGAGCGGCTGTCCGGACTTCCGCGCATCCTGCCGTTCCTGCTCATCATCGCCGGCACGCTCTACGTACTTTATGGCGGGCTTGCCACGCCATCGGAAGCAGCCGGTGCCGGTGCGTTCCTGACCCTGGTGGTCGTGATCGTCGCCTATCGTCTGTTCCGCTTTCGGCCCGTCGCCGGAATCTTCGGATCGGCGATGAAGGAAAGCGTCATGATCATGATGATCATGGCAGCCGCCGAACTCTTCGCCTTCGCGCTGTCCTCGCTGTTCATCACGCAGACCGTCGCCACCGCAATAGCCGACATGGAGGTGAACCGCTGGGTGCTGATGGCGATCATCAACGTCTTTCTGTTGATCTGCGGTCTGTTTCTGCCGCCTGTCGCCGTGATCGTGATGACCTCACCTATGCTCTTCCCGATCGTCACCCAGGCCGGTTTCGACCCGTACTGGTTCGCAATCGTGCTGACGATCAACATGGAGGTCGGCCTCATCACGCCTCCGATCGGCCTCAATCTTTTCGTCATCAACGCCATCGCGCCGCAGATTCCGACGAAGGAGATCCTCTGGGGCGCCCTGCCTTACGTGTTCGTCATGTGTCTGGCGATCATCCTCCTCTGCGTCTTTCCGGAGATTGCGACATGGCTGCCGAACCAGATGCTGGGGAGCGTCCAATGA
- a CDS encoding malonate--CoA ligase, giving the protein MSNHLFDAIRRAARPDSAFILTADARVWTYGDMLEHSGRIASALDSLGVRPGDRVAVQVEKSPEALMLYLACVRAGAVYLPLNTAYTLAELDYFFGDAEPRLIVCTPSAKEGIAKLAADRGTEVETLDEKGGGSLIDLARGKTPDFPDADRGPDDLAAILYTSGTTGRSKGAMLTHDNLLSNATTLREYWRFTADDRLIHALPIFHTHGLFVASNVILLAGASMFFLPKFEANEVLRLMPQSTAMMGVPTFYVRLVQHPGLTREATAGMRLFVSGSAPLLAETHRTFAQMTGHAILERYGMTETNMNTSNPYDGERIAGTVGFPLPGVSLRVADPESGKPLPKGETGMIEVKGPNVFKGYWRMPEKTQAEFRADGFFITGDLGKIDDRGYVHIVGRGKDLVISGGYNIYPKEVETEIDQMPGVVETAVIGLPHPDFGEGVTAVVVRKPGATIDERDILGGLHGSLARYKQPKRVIFVDDLPRNAMGKVQKNVLRERYADLYAQAGAEARA; this is encoded by the coding sequence ATGAGCAACCATCTGTTCGACGCCATACGCCGGGCAGCGCGCCCCGACTCCGCCTTCATCCTGACGGCCGATGCCCGTGTCTGGACCTATGGCGACATGTTGGAGCATTCGGGCCGCATCGCTTCCGCGCTCGACTCCCTGGGTGTGCGGCCGGGTGATCGGGTGGCGGTGCAGGTGGAGAAGAGCCCCGAGGCGCTGATGCTCTATCTCGCCTGTGTTCGCGCGGGCGCGGTCTATCTTCCGCTCAACACGGCCTATACGCTCGCCGAGTTGGACTACTTCTTCGGCGATGCCGAGCCGCGGCTCATCGTCTGCACCCCCAGCGCGAAGGAGGGCATTGCAAAGCTTGCCGCCGATCGCGGCACCGAAGTCGAAACGCTCGACGAGAAGGGTGGCGGCTCGCTCATCGACCTTGCACGGGGAAAGACGCCGGATTTCCCCGACGCCGATCGCGGTCCGGATGACCTGGCCGCCATCCTTTATACGTCGGGCACGACCGGGCGGTCCAAGGGCGCGATGCTGACGCATGACAACCTCCTGTCGAACGCCACCACGCTCCGCGAATATTGGCGCTTCACGGCCGACGACAGGCTGATCCATGCCCTGCCGATCTTCCACACCCACGGCCTCTTCGTCGCGTCGAACGTCATTCTTCTGGCCGGTGCCTCGATGTTTTTCCTGCCGAAATTCGAAGCGAACGAGGTCCTGCGCCTGATGCCGCAGTCAACGGCGATGATGGGCGTTCCGACCTTCTATGTGCGCCTCGTCCAGCATCCGGGGTTGACGCGAGAGGCGACCGCCGGGATGCGGCTTTTCGTGTCGGGCTCGGCTCCGCTGCTTGCCGAGACCCACAGGACGTTCGCGCAGATGACCGGACACGCCATTCTCGAGCGCTACGGCATGACCGAAACCAATATGAACACCTCGAATCCCTATGACGGGGAACGCATCGCCGGAACCGTCGGCTTCCCGCTGCCGGGTGTTTCACTTCGTGTCGCCGATCCGGAGAGCGGCAAGCCGCTCCCGAAGGGCGAAACGGGCATGATCGAAGTGAAGGGTCCGAACGTCTTCAAGGGCTATTGGCGCATGCCCGAAAAGACGCAGGCAGAGTTTCGCGCCGATGGGTTCTTCATTACCGGCGACCTCGGCAAGATCGACGACCGTGGATACGTCCATATCGTCGGGCGAGGCAAGGACCTCGTGATTTCCGGCGGTTACAACATCTATCCGAAGGAGGTCGAGACCGAGATCGACCAGATGCCGGGCGTGGTGGAGACGGCTGTCATCGGGCTGCCGCATCCGGATTTCGGCGAAGGCGTCACGGCCGTGGTCGTCCGGAAGCCAGGTGCGACGATCGACGAGCGCGACATTCTCGGCGGTCTGCACGGCAGCCTTGCGCGTTACAAGCAGCCGAAGCGGGTGATCTTCGTGGACGACCTGCCGCGCAACGCCATGGGCAAGGTTCAAAAGAACGTGCTTCGCGAAAGATATGCCGATCTATATGCACAAGCAGGAGCCGAGGCGCGCGCGTAA
- a CDS encoding TRAP transporter substrate-binding protein: MSSFRRKLTTCAVAAICSLVASTAGAQTVLKASHQFPGGKGDIRDEMVQLIAREVAAANVGLEIQVFPGSSLYKPNDQWNAVTRGLLDMTSFPLDYASGRHPEFSATLMPGLVGNFDRAVRLNDSEFMRDIKKVIEDAGALVIADAWLSGAFASKKNCITSPDTIKGQVIRAAGPAFEEMLVEAGASISSMPSSEIYTGMQTGVLDAANTSSASFVSYRLFEQAKCLTAPGENALWFMYEPVLVSKRVFDGLTEEQQKAILAAGEKAEAYFNEEVRKGDQVMIDTYKKAGVEVVEMSKEDYDAWLELAKKSSYKNFAANVPGGDKLIEKALAVE, from the coding sequence ATGAGCAGTTTTCGTCGGAAGTTGACGACTTGCGCTGTCGCGGCCATCTGCAGCTTGGTCGCTTCCACAGCGGGGGCCCAAACCGTATTGAAGGCGTCGCACCAGTTCCCGGGAGGAAAGGGCGACATTCGCGACGAGATGGTGCAGCTGATCGCCCGCGAGGTCGCCGCCGCCAATGTCGGCCTCGAAATCCAGGTCTTTCCGGGGTCGTCGCTCTACAAGCCGAACGACCAGTGGAACGCCGTCACGCGCGGCCTGCTTGATATGACTTCGTTTCCCTTGGACTATGCTTCTGGCCGCCACCCGGAATTCTCCGCGACGCTGATGCCCGGTCTCGTCGGAAATTTCGATCGCGCGGTACGGCTCAACGATTCCGAATTCATGCGCGACATCAAGAAGGTGATCGAGGATGCCGGCGCCTTGGTGATCGCCGATGCGTGGCTCTCCGGTGCCTTCGCCTCCAAGAAGAATTGCATCACCTCCCCCGACACCATCAAGGGACAGGTGATCCGCGCTGCCGGGCCGGCCTTCGAGGAGATGCTCGTGGAAGCCGGCGCTTCGATCTCATCCATGCCGTCGTCGGAAATCTACACCGGCATGCAGACAGGCGTCCTGGATGCGGCGAATACCTCGTCGGCGAGCTTCGTCTCCTATCGCCTTTTCGAACAGGCCAAGTGCCTCACGGCGCCGGGAGAAAATGCCCTCTGGTTCATGTACGAACCGGTGCTGGTGTCGAAGCGCGTCTTCGACGGCCTCACGGAAGAGCAGCAGAAGGCCATCCTCGCCGCGGGTGAGAAAGCGGAAGCCTACTTCAACGAAGAGGTGCGCAAGGGCGATCAGGTCATGATCGACACCTACAAGAAGGCAGGCGTCGAAGTCGTCGAGATGTCGAAGGAGGATTACGATGCCTGGCTCGAGCTCGCCAAGAAGTCGTCCTACAAGAACTTCGCCGCCAACGTTCCCGGCGGCGACAAGCTGATCGAAAAGGCGCTTGCCGTGGAGTAA
- a CDS encoding AI-2E family transporter: MLKFSRANDQDRAAAGGLQQLAAARSTAAAARPSHLPTFVASAATVAVLYFARDVFLPLAIAILLTFALAPLVSRLRRVGCPRSVAVIGTVTIAFLFLFAFSAVVAMQVSEVAQNLPTYQYNIVEKVRTLKETGSESQLLERLGRVMERISLEISRPEPEVRPSPEEPPEREPLLVEIFSPQRPVETLKNIINPLLGPLATTGLVLVVVIFMLFEREELRDRFIRLVGYGDLHRTTEALQDAGARVGRYLLMQLVVNITYGIPLAIGLSLLGIPNAVLWGMLAIVLRFVPYIGPVIAAALPLFLAFAAAPGWSLLVWTAALFIVLELLSNNVVEPWLYGSRTGLSPLAIIVAAIFWAWLWGPVGLVLSTPLTVCLVVLGRHVPQFEFLEILLGNEPVLDPKERLYQRLLAGDPDEATDNAEDMLEEKYLVEFYDTVAIPALLLAERDRARGALSDAQAAQIAQSANTLIANLEEIASEEEGEEESGAQAQESDDEADAYNLPLGDGKSALCVGARGDLDDVAASMLAQTLWIQGADAAHASHEVLKAGNIKALKLEGRNAVVLSVLDHDFMKHAKFTVRRLKRMAPAARIGIVLWQADGWPGPSEGDQLVESLHADFMVFGMGDAVREALSDELPRPLKLAHPKIAPGYATRRGKRIGRESTAEVD; the protein is encoded by the coding sequence GTGCTGAAGTTCTCGCGTGCCAATGACCAGGATCGTGCTGCTGCCGGCGGATTGCAGCAACTCGCCGCGGCGCGCAGCACAGCAGCCGCGGCGCGGCCGTCACATCTTCCAACGTTCGTCGCATCCGCCGCCACAGTCGCCGTGCTTTATTTCGCCCGCGACGTCTTCCTGCCGCTGGCGATCGCCATCCTGCTCACCTTCGCTCTCGCGCCGCTGGTTTCTAGGCTGCGTCGAGTCGGTTGCCCCCGTTCGGTCGCCGTCATCGGCACGGTGACGATCGCCTTTCTGTTCCTGTTCGCATTCAGTGCCGTCGTCGCGATGCAGGTCAGCGAGGTGGCGCAGAACCTGCCGACCTACCAGTACAACATCGTTGAAAAGGTCAGGACTCTGAAGGAGACCGGATCTGAGAGCCAGCTTCTCGAGCGCCTTGGCCGCGTGATGGAAAGGATCAGCTTAGAAATCAGCCGGCCCGAACCCGAAGTGCGCCCCTCACCCGAAGAGCCGCCTGAGAGGGAGCCGCTCCTCGTCGAGATTTTTTCTCCACAGCGGCCGGTCGAGACACTGAAGAACATCATCAATCCTCTGCTTGGCCCCTTGGCAACGACCGGCCTCGTCCTCGTCGTGGTCATCTTCATGCTGTTCGAGAGGGAGGAATTGCGCGACCGCTTCATTCGGCTGGTCGGCTACGGTGACTTGCATCGAACGACCGAGGCACTGCAGGACGCGGGCGCTCGTGTCGGCCGGTATCTGCTCATGCAATTGGTCGTGAACATCACCTACGGAATTCCGCTGGCGATCGGTCTTTCGCTGCTCGGCATTCCCAATGCGGTGCTCTGGGGGATGCTCGCCATTGTATTGCGCTTCGTCCCCTATATCGGGCCGGTGATCGCCGCGGCGCTGCCGTTGTTTCTCGCTTTTGCGGCGGCACCGGGATGGAGCCTGCTCGTATGGACGGCGGCCTTGTTCATTGTCCTCGAACTTCTCAGCAACAATGTCGTCGAGCCCTGGCTTTACGGTTCACGCACCGGTCTGTCGCCGCTGGCGATCATCGTCGCGGCGATCTTCTGGGCATGGCTCTGGGGGCCGGTCGGATTGGTGCTATCGACACCGCTGACCGTGTGCCTTGTCGTTCTCGGACGTCACGTACCGCAGTTCGAATTTCTGGAGATCCTATTGGGCAACGAGCCCGTTCTCGATCCGAAGGAGCGCCTTTACCAGCGCCTGCTCGCCGGCGATCCGGATGAGGCGACGGACAATGCGGAAGACATGCTTGAGGAGAAATATCTCGTAGAGTTCTATGACACGGTGGCAATCCCCGCACTGCTCCTCGCCGAGCGAGACCGCGCACGGGGCGCCCTGTCCGATGCGCAGGCGGCGCAGATTGCTCAGAGTGCGAACACCCTCATCGCAAATCTCGAGGAAATCGCCAGTGAAGAGGAAGGGGAGGAGGAATCGGGCGCGCAAGCGCAGGAAAGCGACGATGAAGCTGACGCATATAATCTTCCCCTCGGCGACGGGAAGTCCGCCCTCTGCGTCGGAGCGCGTGGTGATCTCGATGACGTTGCCGCGTCGATGCTCGCCCAGACGCTTTGGATTCAGGGTGCGGATGCAGCCCACGCCAGTCACGAAGTCCTCAAGGCGGGCAATATAAAAGCTCTGAAGCTCGAAGGTCGCAACGCAGTTGTCCTGAGCGTTCTCGACCATGATTTCATGAAACATGCCAAATTTACCGTGCGTCGGCTGAAACGTATGGCGCCTGCGGCACGCATCGGGATCGTCCTGTGGCAAGCAGACGGCTGGCCGGGGCCATCCGAAGGAGACCAGCTCGTTGAATCGCTGCACGCGGACTTCATGGTCTTCGGGATGGGCGATGCCGTCCGCGAGGCGCTTTCAGATGAATTGCCTCGGCCGTTGAAACTCGCCCATCCAAAGATCGCGCCCGGATACGCCACGCGGAGAGGCAAGCGTATCGGCAGGGAAAGCACGGCCGAAGTGGACTAG
- the greA gene encoding transcription elongation factor GreA encodes MSVAFIKEESAETASETLLPDRPVSPHPNLVTETGLKILELQLRKAREAYEATSTIEDVNERRRQAANPLRDLRYFAERVRTAQLVPDPTSSDAVAFGSTVTFSRDDGRVQKYRIVGEDEADPKAGSISYVSPVARVLMGKVIGDVVSVGAQELEILAIS; translated from the coding sequence GTGAGCGTTGCCTTCATCAAGGAAGAAAGTGCCGAAACTGCTTCGGAAACACTGCTGCCCGACCGGCCGGTTTCACCCCATCCGAACCTTGTCACGGAAACAGGACTGAAGATTCTGGAGCTGCAGCTTCGGAAAGCCCGCGAGGCTTACGAGGCGACGAGCACGATCGAAGACGTGAACGAACGGCGGCGGCAAGCGGCAAACCCTTTGCGTGATCTGCGCTATTTTGCCGAAAGAGTTCGAACGGCTCAGCTTGTGCCTGACCCGACTTCATCGGACGCCGTGGCCTTCGGGAGCACTGTGACTTTCAGCCGTGATGACGGGCGGGTGCAAAAGTACCGCATCGTGGGAGAGGACGAGGCCGATCCCAAGGCCGGCTCGATCTCCTATGTTTCTCCGGTGGCAAGGGTTCTCATGGGCAAAGTGATCGGGGACGTCGTGAGTGTCGGCGCTCAGGAGCTCGAAATTCTCGCCATCTCATAG
- a CDS encoding GntR family transcriptional regulator, translating into MSENIFYKLRDDIENGIVTGEFEPGERLDETQLAMRFGVSRTPIREALMQLSAIGLVEIRPRRGAVVVDPAPQRVYEMFEVMAELEGMAGALAARRHTEEDGAALLAAHEKCREAVVSEETDRYYYENEIFHRAIYAASHSGFLEEQCTALHRRLRPYRRLQLRVRNRMKVSFKEHGEIVEAILSGDADGAREGLRSHVAVQGDRFGDLVANLSSRERRSGRLA; encoded by the coding sequence ATGAGCGAGAACATTTTCTACAAGCTGCGCGACGATATCGAAAACGGCATCGTGACGGGCGAGTTCGAGCCGGGTGAGCGCCTGGACGAAACGCAACTCGCCATGCGCTTCGGCGTATCCCGCACTCCGATCCGCGAAGCCTTGATGCAGTTAAGCGCGATCGGGCTTGTCGAGATCAGACCGCGGCGCGGAGCCGTCGTCGTGGATCCGGCGCCGCAGCGCGTCTACGAGATGTTCGAGGTGATGGCTGAACTGGAAGGCATGGCCGGCGCTTTGGCGGCGCGCCGGCACACGGAGGAGGACGGCGCCGCTCTGCTGGCCGCCCACGAGAAATGCAGGGAGGCGGTCGTCAGCGAGGAGACCGATCGCTACTATTACGAGAACGAGATTTTCCATCGGGCGATCTACGCGGCAAGTCATAGCGGCTTCCTCGAGGAGCAATGCACGGCCTTGCATCGCCGGCTTCGGCCGTATCGTCGCCTGCAGCTTAGAGTCCGCAACCGCATGAAGGTCTCGTTCAAGGAGCATGGAGAGATCGTCGAGGCCATTCTTTCCGGCGACGCGGATGGGGCGCGGGAGGGTCTGCGCAGTCATGTGGCGGTCCAAGGCGACCGCTTCGGCGACCTTGTTGCCAACCTCTCGAGCCGTGAACGGCGTAGCGGCCGGCTCGCCTAG
- a CDS encoding malonyl-CoA decarboxylase: MSTTSFFSDMLQSIADRGRRFLSLAPVRNGEVNPVGTMEALCETLLSSRGEASGMALAKNILDRWQGFDREKRRDFMLALLSRFGPNIERLERAIDAYRADPTPKALLEMSMAAEPRRQELIRRLNLAPNGIATLVRMREDLLELKAQNPDLEAVDTDFAHLFGSWFNRGFLVLRPISWSTPADILEKIIRYEAVHYIGGWDELRRRLAPEDRRCFAFFHPQLVDDPLIFVEVALTREMPSNIADLLKEDRDPIRAADATTAVFYSISNCQEGLRGISFGNFLIKQVVEDLRRDLPRLDTFVTLSPVPGFADWLSRERRAETSDALSAADRSKLAALDEPDWADQPETAAAIQPSLTAAAAWYFLRARNRNGKAADPVARFHLGNGARLERINFLADRSERAMRQAHGLMVNYLYKLDDIETNHEAFATRGDVVAAPVIRRLVPADKSSRSLVPVADAFPPDVRSAGTPGRKGNKEFTS; the protein is encoded by the coding sequence ATGAGCACGACGTCATTTTTCAGCGACATGCTGCAGAGCATTGCCGACCGCGGCCGGCGGTTTTTGTCCCTCGCTCCCGTTCGGAATGGCGAAGTCAATCCGGTCGGCACCATGGAAGCGCTCTGCGAAACCCTCCTGTCGAGCCGGGGCGAGGCGTCGGGCATGGCGCTGGCCAAGAACATTCTGGATCGCTGGCAGGGTTTCGATCGGGAAAAACGGCGCGACTTCATGCTTGCGCTGCTGTCTCGTTTCGGCCCCAACATCGAGCGGCTCGAGCGGGCGATCGACGCCTATCGCGCCGATCCGACGCCGAAGGCGCTGCTCGAGATGAGCATGGCGGCAGAACCGCGCCGCCAGGAATTGATCCGCAGACTCAATCTTGCGCCGAACGGTATCGCGACGCTCGTCCGCATGCGGGAGGACCTCCTCGAGCTGAAGGCCCAAAATCCGGATCTGGAGGCGGTCGATACGGATTTCGCGCATCTCTTCGGATCATGGTTCAATCGGGGCTTCCTCGTGTTGCGGCCGATTAGCTGGTCGACGCCGGCCGACATTCTGGAGAAGATCATTCGCTACGAGGCGGTCCACTATATCGGCGGCTGGGACGAGCTGCGCCGGCGGCTGGCACCGGAGGACCGGCGCTGCTTCGCCTTCTTCCATCCGCAGCTCGTCGATGACCCGCTGATCTTCGTTGAAGTGGCGCTGACACGCGAAATGCCTTCGAACATTGCGGATCTGCTGAAGGAGGATCGCGATCCTATCCGCGCCGCCGACGCGACGACTGCCGTCTTCTATTCCATTTCAAACTGCCAGGAGGGTCTCAGGGGCATCTCCTTCGGCAACTTCCTGATCAAACAGGTGGTGGAGGATCTGCGGCGCGACCTCCCCCGCCTCGACACCTTCGTGACGCTGTCGCCGGTGCCGGGCTTTGCCGATTGGTTGTCGCGCGAACGCCGGGCCGAAACGTCGGACGCCCTGTCCGCCGCCGACCGCAGCAAGCTGGCGGCACTGGACGAGCCGGATTGGGCCGATCAGCCGGAGACCGCCGCCGCCATCCAGCCAAGCCTGACGGCTGCGGCCGCCTGGTATTTCCTCAGGGCCCGCAATCGTAACGGCAAGGCGGCCGATCCCGTCGCCCGGTTCCATCTCGGCAACGGCGCGCGGCTCGAACGCATCAATTTCCTGGCCGACCGGTCCGAAAGGGCGATGCGCCAGGCCCACGGGCTGATGGTCAACTACCTCTACAAGCTCGACGACATCGAGACCAACCACGAAGCCTTTGCCACACGCGGCGATGTCGTCGCCGCTCCCGTCATCCGCCGCCTCGTCCCGGCCGACAAGAGCTCACGCAGCCTCGTTCCGGTCGCGGACGCTTTTCCCCCGGACGTCCGATCCGCTGGTACACCGGGAAGGAAAGGCAACAAGGAGTTCACTTCATGA
- a CDS encoding VOC family protein — MSKNTICLWYDKDAETAARFYSEVFPDSRVGAVHRAPSDYPSGKEGDVLTVEFTVAGIPCIGLNGGPVFKHNEAFSFQIATDDQEETDRYWNAIVGNGGQESACGWCKDKWGISWQITPRVLTDALAAGGSEARRAFEAMMDMRKIDVAAIEAARRG; from the coding sequence ATGTCGAAGAATACGATTTGCCTCTGGTACGATAAGGACGCCGAGACTGCCGCTCGCTTCTACTCCGAGGTTTTTCCCGACAGTCGGGTGGGCGCCGTGCACCGCGCACCCAGTGACTACCCCTCGGGCAAGGAGGGCGACGTGCTGACGGTCGAATTCACCGTTGCAGGCATTCCCTGTATCGGCCTCAACGGGGGTCCGGTTTTCAAGCACAACGAGGCCTTCTCGTTCCAGATCGCCACCGACGATCAGGAGGAGACCGACCGCTACTGGAATGCCATCGTCGGCAACGGCGGCCAGGAAAGCGCGTGCGGCTGGTGCAAAGACAAATGGGGAATTTCCTGGCAAATCACTCCGCGCGTACTCACCGACGCATTGGCGGCTGGCGGCAGCGAAGCAAGGCGCGCTTTCGAGGCCATGATGGACATGAGGAAAATCGACGTTGCTGCGATCGAGGCGGCGCGGCGCGGTTGA